A segment of the Meriones unguiculatus strain TT.TT164.6M chromosome 10, Bangor_MerUng_6.1, whole genome shotgun sequence genome:
CTTGCCGCACTCGCCGCACGCGAAGGGCCGCAGCGCCGCGGGGCCCgcgccgcccgccgccgccgccgccgcgtgCGCCCGCCGGTGGCTCAGCAGGTGCGAGCTGAGGCTGAAGGCCTCGCCGCACTCGGGGCACGGGTAGGGCTTCTCGCCCGTGTGCAGGCGCCGGTGCTTGAGCAGGTCGGCGCGCCAGCTGAAGCTCTTGCCGCAGTCGCCGCACAGGTTGGGCCGCTCGCCCGTGTGCAGCCGCAGGTGGTTGGTCAGGTAGGTGTTGCGGCTGAAGCCCTTGCCGCACTCGCCGCAGCGGAAGGGCTTCTCGCGAGGGGGCCGGGCCAGCGCGGGCCCCGCCCCGAAGCCGCCGGCCACGCCCATCACCCCCCACCACCCCTCCGCACTCGCCCGCCAAGCCGAAGGGCTCCAGGCTGGCCACGGCCGCCGCCTCCGCCAGGCGGTGGATGCGCTGGTGCTGCAGGAAGGCGGCGCCGGGGCTGAAGCTCTCCCCGCAGTCCGGGCAGATGGTGGGCGCGTCCATGATGCTGGCCATCAGACTGTCGAGTTCCCCGAGGTCCACGGCCATGGGGTGGTGGAGCCGGTGGAAGCGGCGATGAGGCTTGTCACCCAGGTGATGGCCGCCCAGGGAGAGGTGACGCCTCCAGGGAAGCACCGGAGCGGGCAGCTGCTCTTCTTCCTCCGTCAGCCGGTTCTCCCCGGcactttcctcctcttcctcctcctcctcctcctccccctcctcctctccccgaGGACTCCGGGATATGCTGTCGGATTCTGACAATCCTGGGAACAGCGCCATGTCAGCCACACCGGGCTGGGCGTCCTCTTCCTCACGGAGAACAGCCCCTTCTTCCTCACACAGCAGCCTCTCTGCAACAGACAAGTTGGCAATGGCGTCAACTAGACCTGGTGTTCAAAGGTGTTCTAGGGGAACTGCCTACAAAGAGTGTGAGCCCTGCCTTAAACTGCAGCCTCTTCCCCAGCAGTTTCCTCAAGGTAAGACCTAAAGGATAGTGCACACTGCCCCACTGCCAACCAGTCTTTCGGCAGAGCCCGCCTACTATACACCCCAGGCTCTGCTCTGCCAAATTGCCTTGCCGGAAGCCTGTAGATGGCCAGCTTTGTACCAGATGGGGACTCCGGAGATAGGTCTCcggaaaagaaaaggggaaaattattttttttcctcagccatACTTTCTATTGCTAGCGCCTCAAAACACAAGTCAGGTGAGTCACGAAAAGTAAGAGAGCAGTAGGACTCATCAGGTTCCGGACAGATcttacaacagaaacaaaaccatttGGTCAGTCTGGAACAGCTTGAGATCGTGACCAGCCTCTGACATTGCAATACTGTGTTGCTGTCTACAAAGTTTATGCTCAAAAAGGAGTCAAgtgttaaggaagaaaaaaaaaatgaagaatgtgCGCTTAtctctaaaacagtggttctcagcctttcgGATGCTGCGACCCTTTGGTACAGTTCATGCcgtgatgaccccaaccataaattatttccgttgctacttcataactgtaattttgctactgttatgagtcataattaGACCCCCTCAAGGAGTtataacccacaggttgaaaaccgaTGCTCTAAAGTGGTGTGCAGGCATGAGGACCGATTTCCATACCTAGAACCTAAAAAGCGGACTTTTTCCCCTCCTTTTtgtattctcttcctcttcccctctccccctcctttttgGTGGGAGGAAGAAGTCACCAGGGTGGGAGAGCAGATTTGggaggactacaaagtgagtgtgatggggtacatgatgtgaaaattcccaaataatcaataaaaatattatgttgaggGGGAGCCAAGTGGGGTGGCTGCTGTTTGTAAttcttgggaaggcagagacaggcaaatctccctggagcttgctggccagccaacctagcctATCTTGATGAGCTCTAGGCCAaaaagaccccatctcaaaattcTCCTAAGGAATAATGCCTGAGGATGACCTCTGTCTGACACgcataacaacacacacacacacacatgcacacgaacacacacaatCTCATGTTTTAATTGTGTTTACAATTTTTTGTTGGGTCACATTCAAAGCTGCTCTCAGCAGGAGGCTGGACACACCTATGAACAAACTGAACTCAGCATTGGTGAAGGAGAGATGGGTAAGGAATGACAGACAGCCCAGAACTAGTAAGACCAATCTAGAAACTGGCAGAGGATATGCCAGTCTATGGCTGCTTCCTCAGCCACAGGGCTGTGAGCCCCATGGAGCAGCAAGGACTCTGAGACTTTGCCATGGGGAAAGGAATGTAACCACACAGTCCTGGCCATAGAGTGTTTCACCTCTTTTCTGTCCCTACTGTATACCCTGAACaggaaagagcaaccagtgcccaaagacaaaaacaaggaaGTGGCTAGAGAGCCAGCATTTGCTTTCAGGTCAGAAATAGCAAGGGTGGTAGCCAGGAACTAGGGCGCTTGGGTAATGAGCCTCATGAACACAGGTAGGTCACTTAACCACCTGCTTATCTAGAAGGAAAGTGATGATTTAACTGGAAATACCAGTGTActttgcccagcactgtgctgagtcgttcttgaatttttttaagaaatattcaTCTATTATGTGTGCTTTTGAGTTTGTGTGTACCAAATTTTTGCAGgtgccagcagagaccagaagaggacactggatcccctggaactgattCCAGGTGGCTGTGAGAATGGTacgggtgcttggaactgaactcagggcttctgCAGGATTAGGAAGCACCctaaaccactgagccgtctctctacgATCCTACGTTCCTCTTTAAACCCAAGTTGTCATGGTGCTTCCCCTGACATCAGTGAAGGAAGCCCCGGCATTGCCTGTGATTCCATTGTGGTGTTGTTACAAGTGACCACCTGAAGCAAAGGGCAGCACCCTCGATTGACTCCTTACTCATACTTACCAGAGTGGCCTCAGTAGTGGATTGAATTAAAGAAAATGGTACTCACAGGACCAACATTAGGGAAGCCAAGTCAGGTAAGAATCCTGCTCAGTGGCCTCTAGAGACCCTTAGGTCTGCAGGGTGCTGGCCCTGCTTCTATGCCAGAGGAACCAAATGCAAATGTGGGTACCACAACTTCAACGGATACTCCGGTCCTCTCACCTGAACAGACAGTGGACACTACTTCCCTCTCTTGTGAGTCCTCTCCTAGGTCAGCATCCTGTGGGATGGAGTCCACCTCCTCCTCCAGGTGGCCTCTCTCTTCTGTGTCCCGTGGATTAGAGCCCATTCCTCGTTCTCCTGGGTCCCCTTCCCGGTCCTCAGAGTTCTCAAAGTCAGAACCCATGCCTCTCTCTTCAGAATTCTGGAGTTCACACACACCCTGATTATCTTCCTGTTCCATCCAGCAAAAGAAGGGCAAAGGCGGTAACCAAGGGTCCCTGCTCAGAGAAAACATGGAGAAGGAAACATACTTCAACCTGGATTCAACCCTTTGCTACACGTGGTCTTGAGTTCCTCTTCCAATAAGACATCTAGATTTATAAGTAAGTAAGTCTACTTCCTCCCTTTCACATGTACACTTAGGAAAAACAACTGTGTGTAGGAGGACATTTGGGTGAGGGAGGAGTAGTGTCCACATCCTCAGACCACATGCCCACACTCATGTCCCAGGGAAAACTGGGACCAAAACTAGAGCAGTTCAGCCTGTGAAGTAAATGTCTGAGTGGGTGTTTGCAATGTAATGCTGAAGTAACCACTGCTTCtgtttttcagttttactttaaTTCTGCAGTGCAGCGGGACTGAGCATAGGACCATGAGCTCTGGACCACTGGGCTATAGCTCTAGCTACTTAGTTATTATTTGGAACAAGGTCTTGCTAATTTACctaacctggccttgaactcattctgtagcccagatAGGCCTTGAACTTTCCATCTTTTGCATCAGTCTCCAGGGTGGCTGAGATTCTAGGACAGtgacctttttcttttaattgtttaaaaggcCCTTTGAGTTCATTTAGCTTCCTGACTCAGTGTTCTTGCTTTCAATCACAAGTTCACCGCAAGGAAAGCAAACTTGATCCTGCCACTGACAGACTTAGCACTCATGGAACCACCACAGGCCATGTTCACCTGGGCACACACTGGTTTGATGTTTTGCACCCTCCTTGGTATAAAAGGTAAGCAATTCTCTTGCCGATGGTTTGGGGTAGAAAAGGCTGTGATGGCCATTTTAAATCCTAGACCACTCTGGATACCTCTAAATACTGTCCCCAGAATTGGAAAAACCACTTTTACACctaaaaaagcaagaaagcaagcaagaaagaaagagagagagagaaagagagagagagaaaaagagaaagagagaaagaaagcaagagaaaaagagaaagagagaaagaaagaaagaaaaagaaaggaagaaaggaagaaaacgcACTAATAACAATTCTCCCTATACTGTGGTGTAGACAAGAAACCAGTTTTGCTGTGTCAAAGTCCTGTGCTTTCCTCCTTTTTGTGAACCCTACCCTCTGTAAGCCTCTGACATTCTTACAAGTATTTAGCTAGTTACCGGAGGGCCTTATGGAGCCAAAGGGAAAGTACACGCAGAACACAAGAATAACCAACATTAATATGGCAATTTCTTATCTAAGACTGCAGCCTTCAAAGGCACACTCAAACCTGGCTTTGTGGCAAGGATCCGCTGTATCTCTAGAAGAAGAataccagggctggagagatggctcagtgattaagagcactggttcctcttctagaggaccagggttcaattctcaacacccacatggcagctcccatcTGCCttctaacttcagttccaggggatccaattccctcacacagacatatatgcaggcaaaatattaatgcacataaaataaaaataaaacattaaaaattttaaaaagaatgctaaGATGATTTAATCTGTGGCAGGTTTGTTGGAAGCAGGAGGGAAAGATGCTAGGGACTGCTATATTAGAAACCAAGCCACCTCCATAGTCTAAATACATGCATTGCAATATGCCAGCTATAAACAAACTTTAAAAGGAATGTGTGTCGGGGACAACTGGCAACCCTTCTACAAAAAAAGCCCATGTGAATCtcaagaagaaagcatcagatttcTAAGCCCTCTACATCTCAAACACAAAGGGCATCCCTGTCGAGACTGGGTAATTGAGCCAAAAAATTTCCTTCTGCCGTCCCTCCTTTGTGCTTGCCGCTTAGCTCAAGGAAGGAAAGCCGCATCCAGGTCAAGGATCTGAGTCTGCGGTTTGAAGGACACCACGTCGACTGCTGTCCCAGCAATCCCCAAACAGGAATGCAAGAAGATGGCTGTAGGTCTGATCCCTTGCATTGGAAGAAGAGGTGGAGGGAGAAGTGGCTAGAGATGTGGTGCGGCTGACAGAGCACGTGCCTATCACACACAACACAGACCCCGGGCTCACTCCCAGGCACCCCATAGAACCACATGTGTTCACCTGtaactgtgatcccagcactccggagggggaggcaggaggatcggaagCT
Coding sequences within it:
- the Znf697 gene encoding LOW QUALITY PROTEIN: zinc finger protein 697 (The sequence of the model RefSeq protein was modified relative to this genomic sequence to represent the inferred CDS: inserted 2 bases in 1 codon) → MLGTFPAPPRKCPLSSPTGSLSEEAAGSEPECQPAAAPPPLRADARAPGSGSALGAARRTAENICVKLGSIVIHLPKEPACPAECCWLTELRHCRFPRTFQGRAQSLHSKKDPWLPPLPFFCWMEQEDNQGVCELQNSEERGMGSDFENSEDREGDPGERGMGSNPRDTEERGHLEEEVDSIPQDADLGEDSQEREVVSTVCSERLLCEEEGAVLREEEDAQPGVADMALFPGLSESDSISRSPRGEEEGEEEEEEEEEESAGENRLTEEEEQLPAPVLPWRRHLSLGGHHLGDKPHRRFHRLHHPMAVDLGELDSLMASIMDAPTICPDCGESFSPGAAFLQHQRIHRLAEAAAVASLEPFGLAGECGGVVGXVMGVAGGFGAGPALARPPREKPFRCGECGKGFSRNTYLTNHLRLHTGERPNLCGDCGKSFSWRADLLKHRRLHTGEKPYPCPECGEAFSLSSHLLSHRRAHAAAAAAGGAGPAALRPFACGECGKGFVRRSHLANHQRIHTGEKPHGCGECGKRFSWRSDLVKHQRVHTGEKPYMCSECGEAFSVSSHLFTHKRTHSGERPYVCRECGKGFGRNSHLVNHLRVHTGEKPFRCAQCEKRFGDFSTLTQHQRTHTGEKPYTCLECGKSFIQSSHLIRHRRIHTGNKPHKCAGCGKGFRYKTHLAQHQKLHLC